CAGGTCGGCCGCACCAATCAAGGCTTAGAGGCTGTCTCACGTGACGTGATGTTCGTGCGGCATGACGCCGGTCGTGGGCGCTGATCTATCGAAGCGTCTGGTTTCCTGATGCACTACTGTCCGATGCCCAGGGCATCCCGCTCGCCGTCGCTGTGTCCGGCGCGAACATGCACGACAGCCTCGCCCTCAAGCCGCTCATCCGCGGCACACCCGGCGTCCGGTCTCGCAGGGGACCACGGCGGCGCCGACCCGTCAAACTCCGCGTAGGCAAGGCGTACTTCCCCGCCGAACACCTGGCCTGGCTGCGCGAGCGCGGGCTCGTCGCGCGCATCGCGCGGCCCGGCATCGAGTCCGGCGATACGGATGAAAGGCTCGCGCTTCCTCGCCTTCCTCGGCCTGGCCGCCCTGACCTGCTACAAGAAGCTCGCGAAACCAGCCACGTGAGACACCCATAAGGGCTGTCCGCAATGAGTGAAGCGAGGTGTAGCGGACCGGTCGTCACGCCTCCTGGTAGAGGTTGACGATGTTGCCGTCTGGGTCACGCAGCCACACTGAGCGCCGTCCCCACGGCTGGGTTGTCGGCGGCTTGAGGATCTCAACGTCCTGAGCCAACAGCCGTTCGTGGCGTGCGTCCACGTCGGTGACCTGGAACTCCAGGGTGAAGCCTCCACTCGCAGCGGCGGCCATCGATCCTGGCACCATCGACTCCATGCCCTGTACAGAGAAGAACGACAGGACGGCACCGGGGACCGTCACCCGGGCGAAGGGGTCGCTCCCTTCGACATCTGCGTCCAGGACCGCGGCGTAGAAGGCGGCGAGGGCCGGCACATCGTCGGTGATCAGGGCGGTGCCGGTGAAGTGTGGCTGCATCCGGGCATCGTAGGTCGAGGGTCGGACACCGGGCCCTGGAACGGGAAGAAGTCTGCCGGTCGCGGGTGACATGATCTTGTCGTCTCTGGTGTGATCACGGCGTCGGAGCCCTCCTGGACAGCTCCGTTCTCCGGGCTGAGGCCACGTCACTTCGGCAAGCTCATCATTGCGTTGCGGGAGGACCGGGTTCTGCTGGGCGCCGCGTACTGGCGCACCAACCTCACGCTGCGGCAGCTGGCACCGCTGTTCGGGGTATCGAAGTCGGCCGCCGACCGCATCATCGACCACGGCGGCCCCTCGCTCGCGCTCCAACAGCGCAAACGGTTCCGCAAGGACACCGTGCTGATCGTCGACGGCACCCTGGTCCCCACCCGCGACCACACCATCGCCGAGCAGTTGAAGCACTACCGGTACTCCACCAACCATCAGGTCGTCATCGACGCCGGCACCCGCATGGTCGTCGCCGTCGGCCGACCGCTACCCGGCAACCGCAACGACTGCAAGGCACGGGAACTGTCCTGGGCGAAAGCCGTCGTCGGCACGACCACCGTCATCGGGACGGCGGCTACCAGGGCACCGGCCTGGTCATCCCACATCGCCGAGAGAAAGGCCAGAGCGAACTACCGGCCTGGAAAGAGGAACACAACGCCTCCCACCGCACAGCCCGCGCCCGCGCCCGCGTCGAGCAGGCCTTTGCCCGCATGAGGACCTGGAAGATCCTGCGCGACTGCCGCCTCAAGGGCGACGGCGCCCACCACGCCATGCCCGGTATCGTTCGCCTGCACATCCTCGCCCTCACCGGGTGACCGAGACGGCGAGCAGGTCAGCCGGCACGCCGTAGATCATGCACGCGGCAAGGCTTGGGGAACCGGGAGGCGCTCTCTACTGGCGGACCGCCGAGATCAGTCCGCCGGGCCGCTCCTCGCGCTGTGGCGGCGTGCTGATCGGGCGGCCGTAGGCGGCAGCGCGCTCGCGCAGGGTGTGGCTGTGGGCCTCCCAGCCGTGCCGGGCCAGCCAGCCCACCGGGTCGTCGGGCATCTCCGAGACCCACATGGACGCCGCCGATCCCGACGCGGCGTCCTCGCCGAAGCGCTCGATCACACCGCGCGAGCCCAATGTCAGCCCCATCCGACTGCCTGCCGCCGACTGCGCGGTGATCCGGGCCAGCAGCAGCTCCACCGCATCCTCGGGCAGATAGATCAGCAGTCCTTCGGCGATCCACGCGGTCGGCACGGCCGGGTCGTGCCCTGCGGCAACCAGCGCGCCTGGCCAGTCCTCACGCAGATCCACCGCGACGGTGATCCGCTCGCAGCGCGCGACGGCCTGCTCCCGGCGAAGCACCGAAGCCTTGAAGTCCAGCGGGGCGGCGGTGTCGACCTCGAACAGCCGGGTGCCCTCGGGCCAGTCAATCCGGAAGGCCCGGCTGTCCATGCCGGCGCCGAGCAGCACGACCTGCCGTACACCGGACGCGGAGGCCTGCTGCAACAGGTCGTCGAGGAACTTCGTCCTGATGACGATGGAGAACGAGACGGCCAGCCGGCGGCGACGCGCGGCCTCGTCATCGGGCGGCGGCGAGGAGGGCCACAGGCCGCCGGCGGCGGCGAAAGCCTGTGCCAATGGGTCGCGGAACAGCGCGTTCTCCCGCTCGGTCTCCAGCGCCCGCACCCTGGCCACCCCCACCGCCGTGGCCCACACTCCCGACGGCTGCACCCGCTCCTGCTCATCAGTCACCGCGCCAGCCTAGATGATCGATTTCAAGGGGCCTGATGAGTGGAGCCGGGTTCATTTCGCGGCCAGCCGGTCATACGCGGCCCGTTGATGGCGGTTGCTCCGTGTCTCAGTTCAGCCGATTGGTGGCATACGCCTCGATGGCGTCGCGCTGGTACGCGGCCAGCCCCGGGGCGATCGCCTCGTAGGCGGTGCGCCAGACGTCGTTGTCCACACAGGAGCGTCCGATGGCCCGGTAGTCCTCGGTGGAGACGCCGCGCAGTTCGGTCAGTGCCCGGTACTGGGCGTCGATCTCGGCCTGCACCGGGTCGGCGTCGGCCGGATGGCCCGCGGCCATGAGCTCGGCAAGCCGGATCATCTGCGCGGTGCGCTCACGGTGTACGGCATCGGCGTCGGCCTGGCTCATCGTGGCAGCACGCCGTCCGACCTCCTCGGCGAGTTCGGGGAAGTCGCGCATGTTCTCCTCGTACTGGGAAGGCGTCACGCCCTCGAACAGGTTCTCCGGTCGGTTGATGGTCATGGGATGGCCGTCCTTCCTGGACTGCTCCAGTTCGGCGATCGTGCGGGAGACGGTGCCGGC
This is a stretch of genomic DNA from Streptomyces hawaiiensis. It encodes these proteins:
- a CDS encoding VOC family protein; this encodes MQPHFTGTALITDDVPALAAFYAAVLDADVEGSDPFARVTVPGAVLSFFSVQGMESMVPGSMAAAASGGFTLEFQVTDVDARHERLLAQDVEILKPPTTQPWGRRSVWLRDPDGNIVNLYQEA
- a CDS encoding class I SAM-dependent methyltransferase produces the protein MWATAVGVARVRALETERENALFRDPLAQAFAAAGGLWPSSPPPDDEAARRRRLAVSFSIVIRTKFLDDLLQQASASGVRQVVLLGAGMDSRAFRIDWPEGTRLFEVDTAAPLDFKASVLRREQAVARCERITVAVDLREDWPGALVAAGHDPAVPTAWIAEGLLIYLPEDAVELLLARITAQSAAGSRMGLTLGSRGVIERFGEDAASGSAASMWVSEMPDDPVGWLARHGWEAHSHTLRERAAAYGRPISTPPQREERPGGLISAVRQ
- a CDS encoding MerR family transcriptional regulator; amino-acid sequence: MDWPIAEVARMSGVTARTLRHYDETGLLTPARIGANGHRYYEERQLLRLQQILVLRALGVGLPEIDRILSEQVDEVDALRGHHRRLLAERDRLDALAGTVSRTIAELEQSRKDGHPMTINRPENLFEGVTPSQYEENMRDFPELAEEVGRRAATMSQADADAVHRERTAQMIRLAELMAAGHPADADPVQAEIDAQYRALTELRGVSTEDYRAIGRSCVDNDVWRTAYEAIAPGLAAYQRDAIEAYATNRLN